ttattttggaatgtGGAACGGGATAAATACTTTGGCCTTTTAGTTTGTTTATAGGACTTGTATATATGGggacacacaaacacacatgtggtgtcattttgaaaatagctcatgtttcaacatatacacaaCATCTAGCAACAGAAAAGGATTCAATTAGTTATGTAATCAAGTTCACTGCTTTTTTTCTCACGATGCCATGTcttcagaagagagagagagagagagagagagagagagatgtgccTTGTTGTTTAGGTTTGAAAACTTGAAGGCCTAGCACTAGTAGGCATGCACGAATTTGGCCAAACCTTTGGGCGTGTTATTAATAATGACCAGACAAACGATTTCACACCTCCCGTGGTACTTATATCTCGTATTCTGTAAAATTATATGTCCGAGTAACGCTCAAATTAACCGAACAGTAGTTCTTGGATGTACAATTATTTTAGATATACGCTAGCTAGCCCAATTCTCATACCCAGTTGAATAAATGGATATCAAAactacatatatttttttattgactcCGCGCGATTGCAAGCTCATGTACATGTAGATACTGATGCTAGTGTACGATATGCCCCACGACTTTCATATTGGTGCCATAGTTAGGTATCTTCTGTTGATCTGTAGCAAAACTACATTTCTCGAAATCTCTGTCTAGAATTCACAATGGATAATCGAATTCTCCAATAGATTGGCTAGATATATTTTAGGCACATTTTGCCTAGTAACAGCTGAATCTGATCCactcatttcaaatttcaatttctGAATAATTCTTTTGTTCTATTACTATATATCTAGGACcatatggggtttttttttttatcggtaaaataatattttgttaaggaACTTGACAAGTGTTACATCAAGTATGGGAGATGGGGATGGGAATCCAATCTAgatattactccatccgtccagATTTAATAGTCCCTTGTTGAATTCCAATATgatttttgtttgatagatctcaattagttctataagacaatgttttcaaaattacataaaacattataaattataagatataatcgattgaaaaatgacacgaactcccaaaaatgaCGATTAAATCCGGACAGAGGGAATAGTTAACAACACCTGAGGGCAAAGCCCTAAAACACCTGGTGTCAAGCCCAAACACCTTTGTCAAGCCCGAACTTGATAAAGGTAACATCAAATATGGGTTATCTTCGCCCCGAGTTTTAGCTCATTCGTATATATTCcacatcaaaaataaataaataaaaagttattcaAATTATTGAAGTGGAAGGAGTGACTAGTCACAGTCCTAGGAGCCCCTAATTGGTGGCCtccattttcttcaaaaacttaACTAGGTAATGTCTTGTCTACCCAATTAAGAAAACCCCAGATTAACTTTCTGTTATTCGGCAATATCACCGTCTAATCgaggtggttgtggttgtggtaaATGGTAGGGTTAGCTAAAGCAGTGACTAATTAAGCTCATCTAATCTCATAATCTTAATAATCAGTACTGGGGTGGGGATCGCACATGTATGTACTactaattttattaataaaaataaagatgaGATATGGACACAAACAGACCCCTTGGTCTTTCACGGATCCAACAGGGGGGACCCCAATGGGCGGTGGCCCACCCTTGATTCCTAGCTTGTCTTTGCATTAATTTGTTTAACTGTTTTTAAATAGTAGTTTTGAAGAGAAAGATCTGAGAAAAAGCATGATGATAAGTTACAAATAGTATTGACTTAAAAGAATAAATTATTACTCCCGTTTGCaatattttttaagttcttgAGTGAAAATATTTCACTTGCTCCGTCTCAAATAGATTATCCAGTCCGAACAACGAGAACTTGAAAATTATGCAATTTCGAAGAAGAAAATTCAGATTTTATGTGTAGAACTTCGAAGAAATgagaagacttttttttttccccctatatCTAGTAACTTGTGGAGAAAaggatttaattttttgaccGATAATGTCtaacataatttttaagttccCGTTTTGTGGCTCAATAGTTTTTGAAAGGAAAGTGGCACTCTTATGATTACCCTCGTCGAGACAATCCGAACAGAATGTTCAAAATGTTAGttagttgtaaaaaaaaaaaaaattggttcaaCAAAAACCTTTTGGAAAAGCATTTGAAGTAGTTCgattatatttttcattttgctgaCTGCTTTACAAATATGAGCAATCAAGTAGTATTTGAATCGAAAAACCGACAAAATAAATTCCTAACAACAATAATACTACTAACTATTCAAGATAATCGTTATTAAAGATGATCAATTTATTAATCCGAATCTCAGCTCAGCTTAGCTCAGCTCAGCATATTTCCACTCACACTTCCAGAACTTTTTCATGTCTCTTTCGTGGGTGATGTGGTCCCCACACAACATCACCCCACGTGTCAGCCTACCACGCGATTAGGAATGACACGTTTCGACCAACGAAAGGACCAAATTtcacttcctcaaaatctccTCTCACGTCATCTTCATCGACTTAGCAAATAATCCACTCAGGTCGCCATTAGTCTACTTCccttgttatttttttttgtccctactGAAAAATAAGGTGTTCTGGATCAATTTGAGCACACTTCGAACCAATGCCTATAATCTCTCGAATAGTCGTTTTACACACCTGCTCATGGAACAAGATGACCCAGAAATTACTGACAAAAATAAGGCAAACGAAGAAAAGATAatttttgaagtttcaaaccAAGACCACTGAGCAACGCATTGGGATTAGTATTAATCTCCTTCCCTTTCACTCACCAACCATCACATGTCCACCTCACCGGCCCCTCCTCACCGCCTTTCGTAAATGTTAAATTAAGCTAAATGACCATTCAGTCCTTCCCCCGCATGACGTGGACTAAACCGATTGGActatacaaaaataaatacaaaaaccGGTTGTAGTGAATTGGCTACTGTTTGCCCATAATAATCCCCATAGACCATAGCCCCACATAACCGTATTAAAAATGCCTTTGTCacctcttctcctctctctctctctctcttctctctctctctcatttgatcagcTATATTGACGAACCTTAACAAGCCCCTTATTCAAGTCTGAACTGCGTGGTTTATTAACAGTAGCTATAGTCTGATCCAATCCAATATGGAGAGCACAGATTCGTCGGGGGGTTCGCCGCAGCCGAACCTCCCACCGGGTTTTCGCTTCCACCCGACCGACGAAGAGCTGGTGGTTCACTACCTCAAGAAAAAAGCCGCCAACCTTCCTCTTCCGGTCTCGATCATAGCTGAAATCGATCTTTACAAGTTCGATCCATGGGAGCTCCCTGGTAATATAATATCATACGCATACATATTATATACTTGGAATTAAACACTCTACAAGCATAGTCCttacacaaaataaaattaatattcAAATGATGTGGCAGTAATAGTTTTGATATTAAAAGTCAAGTAACGAAAGAAATACAAATAGTCATACCGTTCTGTATTATGCCCTGGTTACGTATGTCAAATAATACGCggaattttgataattttatttgtGATGTCATTAActagtaaatattttttttttgtgtgtggcaGCTAAGGCGACGTTTGGGGAACAAGAGTGGTATTTTTTCAGTCCAAGAGAACGGAAATACCCGAATGGGGCTCGGCCAAACAGGGCGGCGACCACCGGGTACTGGAAGGCAACCGGAACTGACAAGCCTATAATCTCCTCCGGCGGGACCCAGAAAGTTGGTGTGAAGAAAGCACTTGTTTTCTACGGTGGGAAGCCTCCGAAAGGGGTGAAAACTAATTGGATCATGCACGAGTACCGCCTAGTTGACAACAAATCCAATTCAAAGCCACCGGGTTGTGACCCGGCTAATAGGAAAGCTAATTCCCTCAGGgtaatcatcatcatcatcttttAATCTCTTGGATAATCTAGTTTAATGTCGTTTTAGTTTATGCATGAGCCTTTTGTTCTTTCTTCTATTATTATACTTTTCTGCTTTATTTATGTACATAGTCATGAGAATATGTCAATCGTGATCTTAAAAGATAATTATGAATAATTTAAATTAATTTGGTAATCGGACCAGCTTACTGGTgtaattttatttgattttagcTTGATGATTGGGTGTTATGTCGGATCTACAAGAAGAACAACCAGCCGAGACCGATAGACCATGAGAGGTATATGGATTCAATTTCCATGGGCGATGTGCTATCAAGAATACCACCTTCTTCAATACCACTATCCCAACAGAATCCGAAACTGCAGGCCATGATGCTCGAAAACGACCGCAACTTGTTTGAAGAGATGATAGCGAACAATGAAGGCATCAACATCAACAACACAGGGTACAACATCTCCCAATTGGGCACCACGTCAAACTCGAATAAGCCGCAGATTCCGCTGCGGTCACTCCCTTCCCTATTCTGGAGCGACGACAACGGTGGTGGTCATGAGGCCGTCGCGGCCAAGAGGTTTCGCGAAGACAGTAACGGAGGAGCTGGGTGCATGGCGAAAGCCGATGAGAATGCTTCTTTTGCCACTCTGCTTACCAGCCTCAACCAGCTTCCGCAAAATCCCGTATTGCACCAGCAGACGATGATGGGGTCCCTCGGCGACGGCGTCTTTCGATCATGGTACTCCTAGATCATTCTTTTTGGGAGGTGGGTATTTgtgaaaaattataaaaaattatttcttgaattggttgatattttgtttgGTAGGTTTATGGAATACTATTGTTAATTAGCTGCCAATTTTAATTTGAGGGTCATATAGATAATTAAGTATCTACATATGGGATATTGTGTTATATATAAGTCAGTTTCATACAGAAGTATAATATGTAGTGGATAAGATACTATTGTTTGTAGAAAAATAATGCAGAGAGAGATTATAGTGTTTttcatttaggatgaaatcacaAAACACTCATACCCTTGCAAATTCTGTAGTATTTTAATTGCTGATGATCATTTGAACAAAGACTATATTAATTAATGTGTTATTTGTTTCTATGGTCAGTCCACTTTTTGTTGTCAATTTACTTGACACTAGCTTGACACTAGGCCGAAAATCATTTGGGTCTCTCGGTCTGTTCTTTTTGATGCGTTTCGGTTTTGATTTGGGGACTTGGTTTTGCAACAAAACGTCCATTTAGCTCTTTAGTTCTTGGAGATATAGGGGGTCCACTGTTTCGGTAGTATTCTGAAAGTAATTACTTTGTGTTAAATTGCCAAATGTTACATCTGTCTCCAATTCTCTCCCACTCATACTCCCCATGATTCGAGACTACATGATCAGTTCTTCtattggttttgttgttgttcaAAGTCATACCATCAATATTTACTGTCTTTCCCCTCCAATCTTTCCTCTACATGAATAGTACAACAAATTTTCGTTAATcatgttgtctttttttttttttttacgcgGCTTCTACACGCTTCTCTtaagtacaaagaaaaacaattttcaTTATTATACTGAGATGACAACTATTTATGatctttaatttattttctactgttttcataatttttgataGATTCATATCATAATTTAAAAGCGGGCAACAAACGCGGTTctagcggataaaaaaaaaaaagcgcggTTCTAGTTTTTGACTTCATGACATGTACGTACTAGCTAGCTAGCGAGCATCTTTTTTCAGTAACCAAAAATGAATCCTAGAAAGGTaagcatctttttatttttgaattagtacttttttttctGATCTTTCTTTCGTGCTTACTAATTCTTTACTGCGTGCGATATAAGTTGTGATTAAACAAACGTTTATCACGTGAGGAATTTAAAATGATTCGATTGGATTGGAGTACTcatgaaagaaagcaaaatgagaattttctgttactatttttcttttgctgCCAATTGTCTCAAAAGCAATGAGCAAAATAACTTAACCATTAATTAAGGTATTGTGTCAACCTCATAAAACTTATATTCAAacggaatatatatataaactgaaAAGGTTGCTTTCCTACAGGCTACATCGACCTGTCTTTGAAGATGCCCAAATAGTCCCTTGTCATAACTTCCAATAGTGGCTTGTCATAACTTCCAATTTATTAATGGTGTACTTTAGGAAAATGCTACGATGTCCACCTGCCGTTTGGGAACactgtaatttttgacataaccggctattacaagcataaccaagATCAGTGATGCgtattgttacccaaattatgcaacctagagggggggtgaataggattgctagtaataattaccaataaaaatttatctctaacaatatatgcaaacaataagtatgcaatcaaaatagagagatagagagatagaacccgtttatagtggttcggtccggatttgtccacggtccggccctactccacttctcctcaagcaattacttgaaggttagactaatctttaaaagattacaacttgtaagtcttgcgggtgcttacaagaaccgaatgcctctagctttcccgaggagctagcacaaccgcaagaattttctccgaaaacttctcaaaaacaataacacccaaattccaacccgaatttggtcttctaagctttcaagtgtttgactcaaacactcacttaggaaatacaagtatgtgaagaaggtatgaaaattatcgctcacgacttgtacaaattttctctcaagaataatatgaaagtggaagaacaatgagaatttttggctttgatcttttgagaatttgctcttgcaataatatggaatgttgtagcttgtgtatgtgtatatactcattaatgagttcttgatgccttatatagccatccatatgcttcctagccgttggaaactagccgttggaactagccgttggaaactagccgtttgaaactagccgttggaaactagccgtttgaaactagccgttggaactagccgttggaaactagccgttggaaactagccgtttgaaactagccgttggaactagccgttggaaactagccgtttgaaaactagccgttagaactagccgttggaagagtggtcatccgggtggtcgtccggttgtcacagctttctgttcagacagccggcttgtcagccggttcgtcaacctgtggctcacaatttcatctaaataaaccgttaaagcatgtattgagctcaataaagtctttgtaaatataaatcatgaatctaagagactttatgctatatttcaaggtcacgaaaatatttaattcgggaatcgacttttcgataattttgtatttgccgaataaaaatatcattgaattaatcatcaaaataattaatagagatgcatataaattttcacaaattataatgcatacatttttcaacaatctccccctttttgatgatgacacaaaatgatagtttttattcaagtaggagttatgccaatctcccccttaatacatgcaccaaagcagttatctacgatcaacgagtaatagcaataatcatcagatcatagcaagcaattttttaaatttgcccaaaatggcaagatagatcaattaaaacttggctttttctccccctgtgacatcataaaaaaaaaactaaaaagagaaaaacaatagggccatggttccagcaccatgccgctcttgccctgtagcactctatcttcgttcattgagagcttggcgtccttgattttcgtattctcgaataatggctgctacgacggcagctataatgccaatccaataccacagagtatccacatttacattccatccgaaccatggtggtattctcatggtaagtaacgcacacagcagaatgaagataaagagttgcatccaaatggtttggataaacaacctgaactctgctcgttcggcat
The sequence above is drawn from the Rhododendron vialii isolate Sample 1 chromosome 6a, ASM3025357v1 genome and encodes:
- the LOC131329249 gene encoding NAC transcription factor 56 gives rise to the protein MESTDSSGGSPQPNLPPGFRFHPTDEELVVHYLKKKAANLPLPVSIIAEIDLYKFDPWELPAKATFGEQEWYFFSPRERKYPNGARPNRAATTGYWKATGTDKPIISSGGTQKVGVKKALVFYGGKPPKGVKTNWIMHEYRLVDNKSNSKPPGCDPANRKANSLRLDDWVLCRIYKKNNQPRPIDHERYMDSISMGDVLSRIPPSSIPLSQQNPKLQAMMLENDRNLFEEMIANNEGININNTGYNISQLGTTSNSNKPQIPLRSLPSLFWSDDNGGGHEAVAAKRFREDSNGGAGCMAKADENASFATLLTSLNQLPQNPVLHQQTMMGSLGDGVFRSWYS